In a single window of the Pseudodesulfovibrio profundus genome:
- the pstC gene encoding phosphate ABC transporter permease subunit PstC, whose protein sequence is MTTGTIFFYLICGLLPLSVVAYFLATKKTYSVKYEGEKFHSTPGSYGWYAIVWTLSPALLASFVAVVLQLTGVVEVPGTALIAATIAVAAGGLWVGVMTVKPSLKARQVVEDLVVKMLFAASLVSIFTTIGIVISVTFEAIKFFEIVSLWDFITGTTWNPDEAVAAADTHGVFGSIPLFAGTFMITAIAMVVAVPIGLFAAICMAEYATPSFRKVAKPALEILAGIPTVVYGFFAAITVSPMIVNAAEFFGLQADFTNALSPGIVMGIMIIPLISSLSDDVITSVPNSLREGSLAMGAFRSESIKTVILPAALPGIVSAFLLAVSRAVGETMIVVMAAGLRPNLTWNPLEGMTTVTVRIVDAFTGDQAFDSPETLSAFGLGLVLLVVTLVLNVISLVVIRRFRQQYE, encoded by the coding sequence GTGACTACGGGAACCATATTTTTCTATCTCATCTGCGGATTGCTACCTTTATCCGTTGTCGCCTACTTTCTGGCGACCAAAAAAACGTACTCGGTCAAGTATGAGGGGGAGAAGTTCCACTCCACGCCGGGAAGTTACGGTTGGTATGCTATCGTGTGGACGTTGTCGCCAGCCTTGCTGGCTTCTTTCGTGGCTGTCGTACTGCAGTTGACCGGTGTCGTTGAGGTGCCGGGAACTGCGTTGATTGCCGCGACAATTGCTGTTGCCGCCGGAGGGCTTTGGGTCGGCGTAATGACAGTCAAACCCAGTCTCAAGGCGAGACAGGTGGTCGAGGACCTCGTCGTCAAGATGCTGTTCGCGGCTTCGCTGGTCTCGATCTTTACAACGATCGGTATCGTCATTTCCGTGACATTTGAGGCAATCAAGTTCTTTGAAATTGTCTCGTTGTGGGATTTCATCACCGGTACGACCTGGAACCCTGATGAGGCAGTGGCTGCTGCCGATACGCATGGCGTTTTCGGCTCCATTCCATTGTTTGCGGGTACGTTCATGATCACGGCCATCGCCATGGTTGTCGCGGTGCCCATCGGACTGTTCGCAGCCATCTGCATGGCAGAGTATGCGACGCCTTCTTTTCGCAAAGTAGCCAAGCCAGCCCTCGAGATCCTGGCCGGTATTCCTACCGTCGTATACGGATTCTTCGCGGCAATCACTGTCAGTCCCATGATTGTAAATGCAGCCGAGTTCTTTGGGTTGCAGGCTGACTTTACCAACGCGCTTTCGCCCGGAATCGTCATGGGGATCATGATCATTCCGCTCATCTCTTCACTTTCGGATGATGTTATTACTTCGGTTCCGAACTCTCTGCGTGAAGGCTCCCTTGCTATGGGGGCGTTCCGCTCCGAGTCCATCAAGACCGTCATTCTCCCAGCAGCGTTGCCTGGTATTGTGTCAGCCTTTTTGCTGGCCGTATCTCGAGCTGTTGGAGAAACCATGATTGTTGTCATGGCTGCTGGATTGCGGCCAAACCTGACCTGGAATCCGTTGGAAGGAATGACCACTGTTACTGTCCGCATTGTTGATGCATTTACTGGTGATCAGGCTTTTGACAGCCCCGAGACCCTGTCCGCTTTTGGGCTGGGGCTTGTGCTGCTCGTGGTCACGCTGGTGCTCAACGTTATTTCCCTGGTGGTTATCCGCCGTTTCCGTCAACAATACGAGTAA
- a CDS encoding NAD kinase: MTTPRKIKKIACVASKSPKAQRGLKAIAQRHTLVPPKEADALVVLGGDGFLLSAMHEYLELNIPIYGMNRGTIGFLLNEFKPDDLLERLHKAEPLMLFPLEMTATTLSGHKLSALAFNEVALLRYSQQSAHIQVLINGRERLEKLVCDGIMVATPAGSTAYNLSARGPIIPLGSNVLALTPVSPFRPRRWNGALLPHTTTVEFKIVNPVERPVGASADSFEVRDVTHVTIREQTDVHATVLFDPDHSLEERIFSEQFVH, encoded by the coding sequence ATGACCACACCCAGGAAAATCAAGAAGATCGCCTGCGTCGCATCCAAGTCTCCCAAGGCCCAGCGCGGCCTGAAGGCCATTGCCCAACGCCACACACTCGTCCCGCCCAAAGAGGCCGACGCCCTTGTTGTGCTTGGCGGAGATGGATTTCTCCTTTCAGCCATGCACGAATATCTCGAATTGAATATTCCCATCTACGGCATGAACCGTGGAACCATCGGCTTCCTGCTCAACGAGTTCAAACCGGATGATCTGCTGGAGCGACTTCACAAGGCAGAACCGCTCATGCTGTTTCCACTTGAGATGACAGCCACCACCCTTTCGGGACATAAACTATCCGCCCTTGCGTTCAATGAAGTGGCGCTGCTGCGCTATTCACAGCAATCGGCTCACATTCAGGTGCTCATCAATGGTCGGGAAAGGCTGGAGAAACTGGTGTGCGACGGCATCATGGTGGCAACGCCCGCCGGATCAACCGCCTACAATCTTTCTGCTCGCGGCCCGATCATTCCTCTTGGCTCCAATGTACTGGCTCTTACGCCGGTCTCCCCGTTTCGCCCACGGCGCTGGAACGGCGCTCTGCTCCCGCACACCACCACGGTGGAGTTCAAGATAGTCAATCCGGTCGAACGACCTGTGGGTGCATCAGCCGACTCGTTTGAAGTTCGCGACGTAACCCACGTGACAATTCGAGAGCAGACAGACGTTCACGCCACGGTACTTTTTGATCCTGACCACTCATTGGAAGAGCGGATATTCAGCGAACAGTTTGTTCATTAA
- the pstA gene encoding phosphate ABC transporter permease PstA has protein sequence MPISLDQKTLKKRSGVDRRFRLYSYTAILMAGAFLIFFFADIVSTAWTAFEQAELRVEVSYNEQALEMGDYALEEDVSYLVSRGFTRLIPNTILEDRTLMGTSEEKWVLADAEVDQYLKGKPNRLRKAERKLVDQMRAEGRARLAFNTGFFANGDSKLPEMAGIAAAATGSFYVLLITLLFSFPLGVATAIYLEEFAPDNRLMQIIEVNINNLAAIPSILFGLLGLFIFINFMGVPRSSALAGGLTLSLMTLPVIIISTRAAIMAIPDSIREGALALGATRWQMVITNILPLSLPGILTGTIIGLARAIGETAPLMIVGMMAYIPEAPDGFISAATVLPAQIYTWSSDSLRAFTERTSAGIIVLLGVMLLMNGLAIYLRNKYETKW, from the coding sequence ATGCCTATTAGTTTAGATCAAAAAACGTTGAAAAAGCGTTCCGGGGTTGACCGCCGTTTTCGGCTTTACTCGTATACTGCCATCCTGATGGCAGGAGCTTTTCTCATTTTCTTCTTTGCCGATATCGTATCAACGGCATGGACCGCTTTCGAGCAGGCCGAGTTGCGGGTTGAAGTGAGTTATAACGAGCAGGCACTGGAGATGGGTGATTACGCTCTTGAAGAAGATGTCAGCTATCTTGTCAGTCGTGGTTTTACTCGTCTGATTCCGAATACTATTCTGGAAGACAGGACCCTGATGGGAACGTCTGAGGAGAAGTGGGTGCTGGCGGACGCAGAAGTCGATCAGTACCTGAAAGGCAAGCCCAACCGGTTGCGGAAGGCAGAGCGAAAGCTTGTGGACCAGATGCGAGCCGAAGGCCGCGCCAGACTCGCATTCAATACAGGATTCTTTGCCAATGGCGACTCCAAGTTACCGGAAATGGCCGGTATTGCCGCTGCTGCAACCGGTTCCTTTTACGTCCTGTTGATTACCTTGCTTTTTAGCTTCCCATTGGGAGTCGCAACCGCAATTTACCTTGAGGAGTTTGCCCCGGATAATCGGTTGATGCAGATCATCGAGGTTAACATCAATAACCTGGCAGCCATTCCGTCCATCCTGTTCGGTTTGCTCGGTCTTTTCATATTCATCAACTTCATGGGCGTGCCACGTTCATCCGCTTTGGCTGGTGGTCTGACGCTTTCCCTGATGACGCTGCCTGTCATCATCATCTCGACGCGAGCTGCCATTATGGCTATTCCCGACTCTATTCGTGAGGGAGCATTGGCGCTGGGAGCAACCCGTTGGCAGATGGTTATCACCAATATCCTGCCGCTTTCCCTGCCGGGAATCCTGACAGGAACTATCATCGGCCTTGCAAGGGCAATTGGTGAAACAGCTCCTTTGATGATTGTCGGAATGATGGCGTATATCCCGGAGGCTCCTGACGGATTCATCAGCGCGGCAACGGTTTTGCCTGCCCAGATTTATACGTGGTCCTCTGATTCGCTTCGGGCTTTTACCGAGCGGACGTCAGCCGGAATCATCGTATTGTTGGGGGTCATGCTGCTCATGAATGGACTGGCTATCTACCTGCGCAACAAGTACGAAACCAAGTGGTAG